The SAR324 cluster bacterium DNA segment TGCAAGGCGCTGCGAGCGGTTTTGCCAAAGGGTACTTTGCTTGTTGTTACCGGGGGAGTCAACTCTGAGAATCTTGCAGACTTTCTTGTAGTCTCCAACGGGGCAGGGATCGGATCGGCTCTTTACTCTCCAGGAAAAGCCGTCAAACAAATCCGTACAGATGCTCTAAAGTTTGTTCATGCGTTGCCCACTGGGGAATCCAATGGTTGACATCCTCTGTCTTGGGGAACCACTCCTCGAATTTAACGAACAACAGCCTGGACAATATGTTCGCAGTATTGGGGGAGACGTCTCAAATGTTGCTGTCGCAGTAGCCCGTCAAAGCGGTCAGGCTGGGATGCTCACCAGAATGGGCCAGGACTCTTTTGCTGAAGAAATCCTCCAACTCTGGGAG contains these protein-coding regions:
- a CDS encoding 2-dehydro-3-deoxy-6-phosphogalactonate aldolase (catalyzes the formation of D-glyceraldehyde 3-phosphate and pyruvate from 2-dehydro-3-deoxy-D-galactonate 6-phosphate; functions in galactonate metabolism), whose amino-acid sequence is CKALRAVLPKGTLLVVTGGVNSENLADFLVVSNGAGIGSALYSPGKAVKQIRTDALKFVHALPTGESNG